One Vanessa atalanta chromosome 20, ilVanAtal1.2, whole genome shotgun sequence genomic window carries:
- the LOC125071744 gene encoding glucose dehydrogenase [FAD, quinone]-like, with the protein MQAMGNIHSYSNNGDIFSFLRDSYPLPKGLKQPYNEYDFVIVGAGSAGCALASKLTENRNTTVLLIEAGKPEMLLTDVPALAPYFQETDYVWQYYMEPQPGVCMGMIDQKCFWPRGKAIGGTSVINYMIYTRGRKQDWDRIAADGNYGWSYDDVLKYYIQMEKSDLKGYEKQPHRGRNGDMPVEFVPIQTKLSDAFLKAGRILNHPTVDYNAPEQLGFGRVQTTTSRGHRYSAAKVFLHRHKNRPNLHILQNSIATQVLIDPRTKDAYGVEYVRDNLLYTVLARKEVIISAGPIASPQLLMLSGVGPASHLKSLGITVIQNLPVGQKLFDHICFPGLVFTLNETRISLIENRDIDLPTVIQWLHNGDNIIASPGGVENIGYIKTSVSDDPDPLVPDIELIGIGGSILSDGGPGASKAVRRGMKIKNKLFDEAYGTIDGTDTWSVFPLLLHPKSFGRLELKDNNPFNHPRMYGNYLKEPSDVASFVAAIRHVQALAATAPFQRLGAKIHRAKYKTCKNYKFDSDEYWECAVRTITATLHHQIATCRMGPDGDPEAVTDPELRVRGVNNLRVVDSSVIPRTISAHTNAPAIMIGLKAADLIKFTWNLK; encoded by the exons ATGCAAGCAATGGGAAATATTCACAGCTATTCCAATAACGGAGACATATTTAGTTTTCTGAGGGATTCGTATCCTTTACCTAAAG gtCTAAAACAACCATACAACGAGTATGACTTTGTAATCGTCGGCGCTGGCTCAGCCGGCTGTGCCTTAGCATCAAAATTAACagaaaaccgaaacacaaccgTATTACTCATTGAAGCTGGAAAACCGGAAATGCTATTGACAGACGTACCGGCATTGGCACCGTATTTTCAAGAAACAGATTATGTTTGGCAGTACTACATGGAACCTCAGCCTGGAGTGTGTATGG gTATGATTGATCAGAAGTGTTTTTGGCCCCGTGGGAAAGCTATCGGAGGCACGAGTGTTATAAACTATATGATCTACACTCGCGGCAGGAAACAGGATTGGGATCGTATCGCCGCGGATGGAAATTATGGATG GTCATATGATGACGTACTGAAGTATTACATACAGATGGAAAAATCTGATCTCAAAGGTTACGAAAAACAACCACATCGAGGTCGGAACGGTGATATGCCAGTGGAATTTGTACCAATACA gaCTAAATTGTCTGATGCATTTCTAAAAGCTGGTAGAATACTTAACCATCCCACAGTGGATTATAACGCCCCAGAACAACTTGGCTTCGGAAGAGTGCAGACCACTACGAGTCGAGGGCATAGATACAGTGCCGCTAAAGTATTTCTTCATCGTCATAAAAACAGACCTAATcttcatattttacaaaacagcATAGCAACACAAGTTTTAATAGATCCACGAACAAAAGACGCCTATGGTGTCGAATACGTGCGTGACAATCTTCTTTACACAGTCTTGGCGCGGAAAGAAGTTATCATATCGGCAGGACCTATTGCTTCACCACAACTTTTAATGTTATCAGGTGTTGGACCAGCTAGTCATCTTAAATCTCTAGGAATTACTGTAATACAAAATCTTCCTGTCGGTCAAAAACTTTTTGACCATATCTGCTTCCCTGGATTAGTATTCACTCTAAATGAAACAAGAATAAGCTTAATTGAAAATAGAGATATAGATTTACCCACTGTAATACAATGGCTGCATAACGGCGATAATATAATTGCATCGCCCGGTGGTGTAGAGAATATCGGTTACATAAAAACATCCGTATCCGATGACCCCGATCCTTTAGTCCCAGACATAGAGTTAATCGGTATAGGAGGATCAATACTATCCGATGGAGGCCCTGGTGCAAGCAAAGCTGTCCGTAGAggcatgaaaattaaaaacaaacttttcgATGAGGCATATGGAACGATAGACGGCACAGATACATGGAGTGTTTTTCCGCTTTTGCTACATCCTAAATCATTCGGTCGCCTCGAATTAAAGGACAACAACCCTTTTAATCACCCCCGTATGTATGGCAATTATCTAAAAGAACCGAGTGACGTAGCGAGTTTTGTCGCAGCCATTCGGCATGTACAGGCATTGGCAGCAACTGCTCCTTTCCAGCGATTGGGTGCAAAAATTCACCGAGCCAAATACAAAACatgtaaaaactataaatttgatTCTGATGAATATTGGGAATGTGCTGTACGTACTATTACGGCCACGCTGCATCATCAAATAGCAACGTGTCGAATGGGGCCTGATGGTGACCCAGAAGCTGTAACAGATCCAGAACTAAGAGTTCGCGGTGTGAATAATTTACGTGTTGTAGATAGCAGTGTTATTCCCCGAACTATATCTGCCCATACAAATGCCCCAGCTATTATGATAGGTCTTAAGGCAGCggacttaataaaatttacatggaACTTAAAGTAA